The genomic stretch TCGAAAAGTGTGGGAAAAGTATCttgatttattgaaatatgttgaaagcaccattcttgataAGGTGAAGGAGAAGTTTGTCTGTGCGTGGACTCATAATGCCTGACACCTCTGAAATACAACCACCAACAGAGTTGAGTTGGCACATGCTAGTTTGAAAAATTGGTTGGGTAATAGAAAGGGTGACTTGTGTCAAGATTGGAACTCTGTAAATCTCATGGTTAAAAACCAACTTAATAAGATACAAATCAAATTTGGTCGGAGCATAACGGTGTTGGAACATCGATTTAAGGACAACATTCTTTATTCTCAATTGGTAGGCAAAATGTCTCGGTTCGGCTTGAACTATATTTTTTACGAGGCCAAACGGGGTGAAACTGTAGGTTCCGATTGCGCAAAATGTGGTTGCACTATTTCTAAAACATATGGTCTCTCGTGTGCATGTGTTATTGCTAAAAATATGAAACTAGGTGAGCCAATAAGAATGGACGAAATTAGCCCTCATTGCAAAAGACTTAGTATTGATTATGATGATGGTTGCATGGAAGGAGGTAAATCGGATATATCTATTCCTACCGAATTGAAAGTGATACAAGAGATATTTTCGAAGGCCGATAACAGCATGAAAATCCGGATCAATGAACAATTGAGGAAGATTGGATATCTCGAAACAACCGACATAAAACCTCCTTCTCAATCGGTAAAGACAAAGGGTGCTCCGAAGAAAATTAAGCCTACACCGAATGACAACTCGACTACATTGTTTCCTTCTTATGCTGAGCATGTTGATAAACTTTTTCCCAACTCACCGAATCCTAAATCTCGAAAAAGTTTCATGAAAGGAGCTTGCATAAGCAAACCGCCTCCAACACCGATTCTGCCGAAAATTCCATTCATCGACGAGATGTCAGTTTTTATGCCCAACAACATTGAGCGGATCTTCAATGTTGAGGGGGACGGTAATTGGGGTTACCAGGCCGTTTCGAATTTTCTAGGTGAGGGAGAGGATAGTCACGCGCTTGTTTTTCATAAACTTATATAAAAGTTGAAGACGCATAAAGACTCTTACACGCGGTTATATGTGTAACAACCCGTTTCTATCCTGCGATTATTATaaaaatcagagttataaaatTTCAACAAACAAACGGGATGTCACAATTCATAGAAACATAAATCATAAAACAACATGCTCGTTTTAATTCAATAGAGGCATAACACTTACATACGGATTAACCAAAGTAAACTTCACGATATTAACTTCGCATTTTAATACACAGCGAAAAATATTCATATTCATGTTATCAAAACATTTTACATCTAGCATAAACAACATGTATCCTATTTATAAGCCAACATGGCAACTTCATTCATCATTACTCAAAATCATCCTTTATAAATACTTTAACAGTAACTAAGATTCAACTATGAAACAACCAAATGTTCATCCCTCCCTGAGTGTTACATATTAGAGCATGACCGACTCGACGTAAGCAACGGAAGATTAACATCTTCTAAGATACTCTGAAAGTGCACTAATCTTCTTAACCTGcgtgttaccaacataggggtagaattcaaacagaagggtgagatatcgaaccatgtaaacgagtgtatgataaacaatatattagaattcgaGTAATTAAAATCACCTCTTCACAACATCaacatcacaattcacttcaCTTTACATCATTATATCCGACAAGCAATTCAAGTCACAGCACTTCACATCAATTCACACTTATGCAGTGTAAAATGTAACACTaactatgcacatgcatgtggcaCCAACAGGGCTTCAGCCCTCATCGCTGAAtttccaataaatagaggcatcaacaaggcataagacTACTTCGCAGTTTGTTAGTCCAGACCGTCGCAAAGtatgcaaatgtatgtgactcgatgaatgcaacatcacatactcaacaacaacaaatctcATCGCAAGGCATACGCCTACATCAGTGTttttaccaataaatagaggtaaatTATCAACATTACATCGTCGCAGGTTTATTATTATAAACTCTTTCATCTTCATCATAGCATCATCACAACAACAGCACAATACTATAATTACGTCTCAACAATCAAAATAACATCATCacaacaatattatcaacaggTACTACAACTTCGCATTATCAATAAAATACAATAGCATCACGACGTCAATGATATATCACAAAGAAAATAACAGCACAATTATTAACAACTTCAACGtattagcaacaacaacaacgcaaCCACAATAGCAACTTAATTCAATGGCAACCTTATACGGCCTACTATCCCAACCAGAATATTCACAAACACTCTATATAACTATCCGGCCAATTCGACTATGTTCTACTAATAAATTTTCTGCTAAAATTCTAATATTTTCTACTCTATTACATTAACTAGTACTGCTGTCAATGATTTCACAATTTCCTGCAATTTATCTACCGAATTCCACCACCAATTGCCATATTAATAATTTACTAATTTATTTCCTACGGGTACTCACCATTAGTATTTTTATGCTACCACTAATCCCATGTAGCTGTTATTACCATATTCAAGTAACTAGTTATATTTCTCATGATTTACCCGCTACATTACCACTGATGTATTTTCTGCTATGGTGTTGTTATTGTtatcaacataattaattgaCAAATCCTATTTTCAACTGATCAAGTATTATATTTCATTACTGATACTAACTAAAATAAACTAACCAGTTATGTCTTCAATTGATTAACTACCATATCTTTATTACCAAAAGTGCCATTACTAGTTATCATCACCAAGTGCTCATACTATTAACTATACTGATATTGCACATGATTAATTAAATGATAACACTAAAAAAACATGGTGCCCACACCCCCTTACATGAAGCGCCCGCCCCACCTTTATATTAGTCAAGTGGGATGCCCACCTTAGATTCTGGGGCGCCCACCCCTCAACAATTGTGGCCCCCGCCACATTTCCTTCTTCCTTTGGAAAGATCACTCTACATTTTCTCTGTTCTACCAATCTCAATCCCAGAATTCATTCCGTTCATAATTTTTATCAAACTCAACACACAACACTCAGTATCACAGAAACATCGAATCATGTTAAATCAATACAGAGAAATTTTTGCAACAACCATTCATAGAAAGAACCAATTCCTTatcaatttcaacaacaacacaacatacAACATCAAACACAGAGTAATAATTTTAAAGACCCAAATATCATCCATCATAATCCCAGTTATAGAGTTAtaactccacccttaccttggattgatcATTCTATAATTTTCGTTCGAATTTCCTAGCTTCCGACCTTCGCctatttcttttttcctttttctctgCACTTTCTCACGACCACCACTTTCTCCAATTCTTTCACTTCTCGGCCACTTCTAATTAATCTGATTTCTATTAATTTAACCAAACCCTTCACAACTTATTATTTCTTTTGGGATTTACTCCACAATTTCAATTGGCCTTAACTTACACCCCCATATTTCTACTGTTAACCACAAAAACAATCTCAACTAAATAATTACTTCATTATTCCACCACaggtaattaaataattaattttgataagaTAATTTAAAGTCCAATATTTCACATTCACTTCATAATTCATccactatttcaaaaaaaaaattaaataattaatcgaaTTATTCGGGGCATTATAATATGGAGAGAAAGATAAATTTGAAGCGGTTCACGAATCTTTTGTTCCTTGGTTGAAAGGACACGCACGATGTCAAAATAGATGAGATTCTCGAAAATGGGTCAACTTATTGCATGTGCATATGATAGGGTGTGCATTAACTTGAAGGCAATACGGGTTTTCGGAAACCTTTTTCCCGCTCTGCGCCACCTAGGATTCTAAATGACCGCATCATGGGTATTGGATGGCTTACAAAATCAAGtcattttgtacaagtttacttgaaaccgggATGACCCATACCACCTACGTCACCGAAATGGGCAACTCATCATACCGCAAATGTCGAGACGTGGCCGGATTtttttgttgataggatgcacAAATTCGAAAGAGTGAACAATATTGAAAAGGAATCGAATGCGAAAAATTCCAAGATGGAACCACCAATTGATTTACACGGCGATActtgttttgatttgttttgaattttggaagtttaatatACTCATTATGTAACATTGAAATATAATGAATTTTTAACATTGCAATATGCTCATTTTCCttattattatcaattttttttccattttcaatATACTCATTTTCCTTATTATTCTGTTCTGCTGCTAAAAATGTAACAGCGAAAGTTCCAGAGATGTATCTACGAAAACTTCTTAAGATGCAGTCTCAGGGTATTTTTCGTAGATATACCTACAAAACCAAAATATATGGGTTCTTTTCGTGGATATAGTTACAGAATGTTGTGTGACAGAAAATGGGTGGTCCTTATTCACCTAGattttctataaatttggggtttccTATGTTATctttcacacaaacacaaaattGTCTCAATATGATATCAACATCCATTGgtatgtgttgcaccccaaaatttgccctctttattcgtGAGTTAAGTTAtagatgacgtttatttcgtctctcaaaaatcaaagaaaatgatAAAGGATTTCTCATCTGAGTGCTTGGATTTGTGGAAGTTCAGTTGAGGTTAATTGGTTTATATGTGAGATATCTCTTGCACCTCAAATACTTTCTTCCTCAAGGATTATTCAATGCATGTTTATTGTGGTGTTTTCAAATACAAGCACAATGGCATAGGAGGTTGACTTGTTCACTTGTTTTGGCCAACACAGTTTTTGGTTCTCATCATGTACTTGTTAATTCGACGACAAACTACGTGGGATTTTGAGAAGTAAAGGTTAATTCAAGGTTTGCCATTAAAAATTTAAAGGGGTTGGAGGCTCACTAAATGAACCAAGGATCTTAACCATTTGTGTATGAATTCTTGAGATTTGTTAATGGTTCGAGTTTTAGTTGGAACTCAAGAGGCGAAAGTTCGAGTTTTAGTTGGGATTTAAGAGGTGAAAGTCGGTATCCCAATTATCATTCAAATCATTCAAAAGGAGAAGAATTTGTTACAAAAAATCATTACACAAAAAGAGAATTCAAGTGTCCATTacaaaaaccatataaaaaaggaATTACATGAAATCATAGGCCCAATCTCTTAATCTCCTAATCCAAAACTGTACAATCTGTCTGCTACAACTTTAAACCGAAATCTTGCTCTCAAAACCAGCAAAACAATCCACAAGGTCAGGAGCTGAAGCTTTACGCATCTGCACATGGAAAATTTAACAAAGAGCTCTCTACCAGTGTGATTCAAAGCTAAATCGGACCTGCAAGAAGAAAAGAGTGCATAACAGTTCGACAAAAACATTTTCAATCCAGCAAAACAGAAATAAACCAAAACCGGTTCGAGCGAAAATGTATTAGTGTACAAGAGAAGCTCATAACAGAAAGATAGAAAAAGAAATCAGAAAAAGGCAAGAGAAAAGATATCTAACAAAAAATCAGATGGTAACAACCGTGTAACAAACTTTTtcgatcttcatcttcatccattCATGACAGCATAACAAAATCTTCATACAAAATCCTctctaatcttcatcttcttgagGCCTTCAATCAACTCTTCATCAGGCACCTTCAGGATTCTCAccccatcatcttcatcatcttcaatctacCTTCACCACGATAACCTTCTTCAACAACCTTCACCGATTCATCTCTGCACCTTCATCTCACAATCA from Vicia villosa cultivar HV-30 ecotype Madison, WI linkage group LG4, Vvil1.0, whole genome shotgun sequence encodes the following:
- the LOC131598339 gene encoding uncharacterized protein LOC131598339, encoding MDVWNRIVNSLTKAFYTDVVIQFRKVWEKYLDLLKYVESTILDKVKEKVELAHASLKNWLGNRKGDLCQDWNSVNLMVKNQLNKIQIKFGRSITVLEHRFKDNILYSQLVGKMSRFGLNYIFYEAKRGETVGSDCAKCGCTISKTYGLSCACVIAKNMKLGEPIRMDEISPHCKRLSIDYDDGCMEGGKSDISIPTELKVIQEIFSKADNSMKIRINEQLRKIGYLETTDIKPPSQSVKTKGAPKKIKPTPNDNSTTLFPSYAEHVDKLFPNSPNPKSRKSFMKGACISKPPPTPILPKIPFIDEMSVFMPNNIERIFNVEGDGNWGYQAVSNFLGEGEDSHALVFHKLI